In Rhododendron vialii isolate Sample 1 chromosome 9a, ASM3025357v1, the following are encoded in one genomic region:
- the LOC131301489 gene encoding uncharacterized protein LOC131301489 — protein MTEFQAVWDFADDDPVGGGVASTFSMYLHRRSYFLVFLFADLFMCADTSYFLGFCHWEDLGLRDLMKVVKLHTMFVANPSSVLAATQTPGEAGKKWLQGVADYILHGYLRMPRRKTWSTY, from the exons ATGACGGAGTTTCAGGCGGTTTGGGACTTCGCTGACGACGATCCAGTCGGAGGGGGCGTTGCTTCTACGTTCTCTATGTATCTCCATCGCCGATCTTATTTTTTAGTCTTTCTCTTCGCAGATTTGTTCATGTGTGCAGACACAAGttattttctagggttttgccATTGGGAAGATTTGGGTCTCAGAGATTTGATGAAGGTTGTTAAGCTACATACGATGTTTGTGGCGAATCCTTCATCT GTTTTGGCTGCCACTCAAACACCAGGAGAAGCGGGAAAAAAGTGGTTACAAGGAGTAGCTGATTATATTTTACATGGGTATTTAAG GATGCCAAGAAGAAAAACGTGGAGCACATACTAA